In Chitinophaga sp. HK235, a single window of DNA contains:
- a CDS encoding thioredoxin family protein, which yields MRLKTLLLGGGLLFSTMAWAQNGNDKVMKGKIEMKALMQDPSTDWFYKGVNKYQPNDNMLNYIKANRSNYNLVVVMGTWDETSRKVVPELFKVMITAGSPEDQVLMFGADQKFQTDAPTDYKVKKLPTVIVFRDGAEVGRISGAPKESIESDLSRILLDSSKKEN from the coding sequence CATTACTCCTGGGAGGCGGCCTGCTTTTTTCGACAATGGCCTGGGCACAGAATGGTAACGATAAAGTGATGAAAGGCAAAATCGAAATGAAAGCACTGATGCAGGACCCGTCTACCGACTGGTTTTACAAAGGTGTCAACAAGTACCAGCCCAATGACAATATGCTCAACTACATCAAAGCTAACCGCAGCAACTACAACCTGGTAGTAGTGATGGGCACCTGGGACGAAACCAGCCGCAAGGTGGTTCCCGAACTGTTCAAAGTAATGATCACCGCCGGCAGCCCGGAAGATCAGGTGCTCATGTTCGGTGCTGATCAGAAATTCCAGACAGACGCTCCTACTGACTATAAAGTAAAAAAACTGCCTACCGTGATCGTTTTCAGAGATGGTGCTGAAGTAGGTCGTATCTCCGGCGCTCCTAAAGAGTCTATCGAAAGTGATCTCTCCCGCATTTTACTGGATAGCTCCAAGAAAGAAAACTAA
- a CDS encoding amidohydrolase family protein — protein sequence MKQIKLKGKDLFDGSHFLGPGKVLIMDENGVVTGIVAENAAGEDVRELDGILCPGFINAHCHLELSHMKGAIPEKTGLPSFLTRVMEGRNNGHDQTDAIAAAEEAMWESGIAAVGDICNSPATIPQKRHQRLYYHTFVECMGFVDHAAPTRYNYSLEVLQAFREISGPGHSASIVPHAPYSVSKTLFGLLAQTPHNTPLTIHNQECQAENELYNSKTGDFLRFFSHFGMDTSGFQAPGVNSLEAYLPYFSHNKILLVHNTYTSASDIRFAQQQPLEIWWCFCPQANLYIEDRLPDIPLFREAGCNIALGTDSLASNHQLSVWEEIKTIRAHYPEIPLEELLQWGTTNGARALGIESRYGSFREGTQPGVVLINNEESKRII from the coding sequence TTGAAACAGATCAAATTAAAAGGAAAGGACCTCTTCGACGGAAGCCATTTTCTGGGGCCCGGCAAGGTGCTGATCATGGATGAAAACGGCGTGGTGACCGGCATTGTAGCCGAAAATGCTGCCGGTGAAGACGTCCGGGAGCTGGACGGCATCCTATGCCCGGGATTCATAAACGCCCACTGCCACCTGGAGCTGTCGCATATGAAAGGGGCTATCCCCGAAAAAACAGGACTTCCTTCTTTCCTCACCCGGGTCATGGAAGGACGCAACAACGGCCACGACCAGACCGATGCCATCGCGGCGGCCGAAGAAGCCATGTGGGAATCCGGCATCGCGGCAGTAGGAGATATCTGCAACAGCCCGGCCACTATCCCGCAAAAACGCCACCAGCGCCTCTACTACCATACCTTCGTAGAATGTATGGGATTTGTGGACCATGCCGCCCCAACCCGCTACAACTACAGCCTGGAAGTATTACAGGCCTTCCGTGAGATTAGCGGACCGGGCCACAGCGCCTCCATCGTACCACATGCTCCTTATTCTGTCAGCAAAACCTTATTCGGCCTCCTGGCCCAGACACCACACAATACCCCGCTGACCATCCATAACCAGGAATGCCAGGCGGAAAATGAGCTGTATAACAGCAAAACCGGCGACTTCCTCCGCTTCTTCAGCCACTTCGGCATGGATACCAGCGGATTCCAGGCACCAGGCGTCAACAGCCTCGAAGCCTATCTGCCCTACTTCTCCCATAACAAAATATTACTCGTACATAATACCTATACCAGCGCCAGCGATATCCGGTTTGCCCAACAGCAGCCCCTGGAGATATGGTGGTGCTTCTGCCCGCAGGCCAACCTCTACATAGAAGACCGGTTACCGGACATTCCCCTCTTCCGGGAAGCAGGATGTAATATCGCACTGGGCACCGACAGCCTGGCGTCCAACCATCAGCTGTCTGTCTGGGAGGAAATAAAAACCATCCGGGCACATTATCCCGAAATACCACTGGAAGAGCTCCTGCAGTGGGGCACAACCAACGGCGCCAGGGCACTCGGCATCGAAAGCCGCTATGGTAGCTTCCGGGAAGGAACCCAACCCGGTGTAGTACTGATCAACAACGAAGAAAGTAAACGAATTATCTAG
- a CDS encoding mechanosensitive ion channel family protein, protein MNDFLNQVILDNPVRDYLILIGVLLFVSFVKRYVSKGVAAVLFRLVRHWSPQIEEKDFINLLLRPLEYFLLLVTFMLTIDRFTFPQVLNVHIYNKATLQNITDTLLSLAFSMSIIWIMLRLIDFIALVLEKKAELTEDKTDNQFIIFFRDFFKAIVFIMGAIAFIRILFGPSLVEKIIAGLGIGAAALALAAKESIENLIGSFIIFFDKPFRVGDNVKVDSYQGTVEKIGLRSTRIRTLEKTFVTVPNKKMVDSILDNLSLRTQQRVAMRLELGSETTPDKLIKILDNIRSLLKNNSNILPGFTVNLHDFTKDTYIIQIIFNTYIIEGSQYAALRENINLSIVRLLADHDVKLPTTSTNVTLNQQ, encoded by the coding sequence ATGAATGATTTCCTGAACCAGGTCATCCTGGACAATCCCGTTAGGGACTATCTCATCCTGATAGGTGTGCTGCTGTTTGTATCCTTTGTCAAACGTTATGTGTCAAAAGGAGTAGCCGCCGTCCTGTTCCGCCTCGTCCGCCACTGGTCACCACAGATCGAAGAAAAGGACTTTATTAACCTGTTGCTCCGCCCACTGGAGTATTTCCTGCTGCTGGTCACCTTTATGCTGACCATCGACCGGTTTACCTTCCCGCAGGTGCTCAATGTGCACATTTACAACAAAGCCACTCTGCAGAACATTACAGATACCCTGCTCAGCCTGGCTTTCAGCATGAGCATTATCTGGATCATGCTTCGTTTGATAGACTTCATCGCCCTGGTACTGGAGAAAAAGGCCGAACTCACGGAAGACAAGACTGACAACCAGTTTATCATCTTCTTCCGCGACTTCTTCAAAGCCATCGTATTTATCATGGGGGCCATTGCCTTTATCCGTATCCTCTTCGGGCCATCTCTGGTAGAAAAGATCATTGCTGGTCTCGGTATCGGTGCGGCGGCCCTCGCCCTCGCTGCCAAAGAGAGCATCGAAAACCTGATCGGCTCGTTTATCATCTTCTTCGACAAACCCTTCCGTGTAGGCGACAACGTTAAGGTAGATTCCTACCAGGGCACCGTGGAAAAGATAGGTCTGCGCAGTACCCGTATCCGTACCCTGGAAAAAACGTTTGTCACCGTGCCCAACAAAAAGATGGTCGACAGCATTCTGGACAACCTCTCTCTCCGTACCCAGCAAAGAGTGGCCATGCGCCTGGAGCTGGGATCTGAAACAACACCCGATAAACTCATCAAAATACTGGACAATATCCGCAGCCTGCTGAAAAACAATTCCAACATATTGCCTGGCTTTACGGTCAACCTCCACGACTTCACCAAAGACACCTATATCATCCAGATCATCTTCAACACCTATATCATCGAAGGCAGTCAGTATGCGGCCCTGAGAGAAAATATCAACCTCTCTATCGTAAGACTGCTGGCCGACCATGATGTGAAACTGCCGACTACGTCGACAAACGTCACCCTGAACCAACAGTGA